The stretch of DNA ACTTCGGACACCGTGGTGATGGACCGGTCGCGGAGCTTCCGGGAGGTGACGGACCCGACGCCCCAGAGACGCTCGACCGGGAGCGGGTGGAGGAACTCGAGCTCGCCGTCGGTGGGCACGACGAGCAGGCCGTCGGGCTTCGCGACCCCGCTCGCCACCTTGGCGAGGAACTTCGTGCGCGCGACCCCCACGGTGACGGGGAGCCCGACCCGCGCGAGGACCTCCTGGCGCAGGCGCACCGCGATCTCGGTCGGGGTGCCCGAGATGCGCCGCAGGCCGCCCACGTCGAGGAACGCCTCGTCGATCGAGAGTCCCTCCACGAAGGGCGTCGTGTCGTCGAACACCTCGAACATCGCCTTGCTCGCGGCGCTGTAGGCATCCATCCGAGGCGCGACGACGATCGCCTGAGGGCACAGCCGCAGGGCTTGGGTCTGGCCCATGGGCGTGCGGACCCCGCGCGCCTTGGCCTCGTAGCTGGCCGCGAGCACGACGCCCCCGCCGACGATGACGGGGCGCCCCCGAAGCGACGGGTCGTCCCGCTGCTCCACGGACGCGTAGAAGGAGTCTGCGTCGGCGTGCAGGATCGTGCCCTCGTTCGACACCGGTGCATGCTCGCATCCGCCTCCGACATCGAAGACGCGGCCTCGTCGACACGTCGGGCGTGCCGCACGAGCGGCGGGATAGATTACGGCCGTGGACGACCGGAACGGCTACTTCGACGAGCGCATCGCCGCGACGTACGACGAGTCCTCGGCGGACATGTTCGGCCCTGCGGTCGTCGACCCGGTCTCGGACCTCCTCGCCGCGATCGCCGGGAACGGGCGTGCCCTCGAGCTCGGCATCGGCACGGGTCGCATCGCCCTGCCGCTCACGGAGCGGGGGGTCGAGGTGCACGGCATCGAGCTCTCGGAGGCCATGGCCGCGCGGCTGCGTGCGAAGCCCGGTGGCGATCGCATCGGCGTGACGATCGGGGACTTCTCGACGACCAGGGTGGACGGTTCGTTCACGCTCGCCTACCTCGTCTTCAACACGATCATGAACCTGACGAGCCAGGCGGCGCAGGTCGCGTGCTTCCGCAACGTGGCGGCGCACCTGGAGCCGGGCGGCAGCTTCGTGATCGAGGTCATGGTGCCGAACCTCCGGCGCCTTCCGCCGGGCGAGATCTTCCACGTCTTCCGCGGGAGCGAGGACTCCTGGGGGATCGACGAGTACGACGTCGCCACGCAGGCCCTCACGTCGCATCACCTCGATCTCGTCGACGGCAGGTTCGAGCGGTTCTCGGTTCCCTTCCGGTACGTGTGGCCCGCCGAGCTCGACCTGATGGCGCAGCTCGCCGGGATGACGTTGCGCGAGCGTTGGGGCGGCTGGAACCGCGAGCCGTTCACGAACGACAGCCGTCAACACGTGTCGGTCTGGGAGATGCCGGCCCGCTGAACGTCGCGGTCGTGTGACGGATCGGCCGGT from Actinomycetota bacterium encodes:
- the dinB gene encoding DNA polymerase IV, which gives rise to MSNEGTILHADADSFYASVEQRDDPSLRGRPVIVGGGVVLAASYEAKARGVRTPMGQTQALRLCPQAIVVAPRMDAYSAASKAMFEVFDDTTPFVEGLSIDEAFLDVGGLRRISGTPTEIAVRLRQEVLARVGLPVTVGVARTKFLAKVASGVAKPDGLLVVPTDGELEFLHPLPVERLWGVGSVTSRKLRDRSITTVSEVAQLGEAALVRILGRAAGRHLHALAHNRDPRPVETGRRRRSIGTQRALGRRPRSPESLDADLLALIDRLTRRLRAAHRVCRTVTLRLRFDDLTRATRSHTMPEATADTETILSVGRALLAAAMPTIRERGITLIGVSFTQLHDDGAIQLALPFDRSAGPAMDATLDDVRDKFGSKAITRGVLLGRREGMRVPLLPD
- a CDS encoding class I SAM-dependent methyltransferase — protein: MDDRNGYFDERIAATYDESSADMFGPAVVDPVSDLLAAIAGNGRALELGIGTGRIALPLTERGVEVHGIELSEAMAARLRAKPGGDRIGVTIGDFSTTRVDGSFTLAYLVFNTIMNLTSQAAQVACFRNVAAHLEPGGSFVIEVMVPNLRRLPPGEIFHVFRGSEDSWGIDEYDVATQALTSHHLDLVDGRFERFSVPFRYVWPAELDLMAQLAGMTLRERWGGWNREPFTNDSRQHVSVWEMPAR